Proteins from a genomic interval of Narcine bancroftii isolate sNarBan1 chromosome 12, sNarBan1.hap1, whole genome shotgun sequence:
- the get4 gene encoding Golgi to ER traffic protein 4 homolog isoform X1, producing MADVELPKCCRNRGGVQRVESKLRASVEKGDYYEAHQMYRTLFFRYMSQSKHAEARELMYSGALLFFSYSQLNSAADLSMLVLESLQKSEAKVTDELLESLGKLFSLMDPNSPERAAFVSRALKWSSGGSAKLGHPKLHQLLAVTLWKEQNYTESRYHFLHSADGEGCANMLVEYSASKGYRSEVDMFVAQAVLQFLCLKNKNTASLVFTTYTEKHPSIEKGPPFVQPLLNFIWFLLLAVEGGKLTVFTVLCEQYQPSLKRDPMYIEYLDRIGQIFFGVAPRQTSSYGGLLGNLLNSLMGAGEEDEVGGGGPDDVNPIDLD from the exons ATGGCGGACGTGGAGCTGCCGAAGTGCTGCAGGAACCGGGGCGGAGTCCAGCGGGTGGAGAGCAAGCTCCGCGCCAGTGTGGAGAAAGGCGACTACTACGAGGCCCACCAGATGTACCGCACGCTATTCTTCCG GTATATGTCTCAAAGTAAACATGCTGAAGCTCGAGAACTTATGTACTCAGGGGCATTACTTTTCTTCAGTTACAGTCAG CTAAACAGTGCTGCAGATTTATCTATGTTAGTATTAGAGTCATTACAAAAGTCAGAAGCTAAAGTTACAGATGAACTCTTGG AAAGTCTTGGAAAGCTTTTTAGTCTAATGGATCCAAACTCGCCTGAGAGAGCAGCGTTCGTATCCAGAGCATTGAAGTGGTCAAGTGGAGGTTCAGCAAAACTTGGTCACCCGAAGCTACATCAGCTGCTAGCAGTCACACTGTGGAAAG aacaaaactacactgaATCTCGGTATCACTTCCTGCACTCAGCCGATGGTGAGGGCTGTGCAAATATGTTAGTAGAATATTCTGCATCAAAGGGCTACCGGAGTGAGGTGGACATGTTTGTAGCTCAGGCGGTTTTACA ATTTCTTTgcttaaaaaataaaaacacagcaTCACTGGTCTTCACAACTTATACAGAAAAGCACCCCTCCATAGAAAAGGGGCCTCCATTTGTACAGCCATTGTTAAACTTTATTTGGTTCTTATTACTTGCTGTTGAGGG GGGAAAACTTACCGTTTTTACAGTGTTATGTGAACAATATCAACCATCTTTGAAGAGAGATCCAATGTATATTGAG TATCTAGACCGAATAGGTCAGATCTTCTTTGGAGTGGCACCAAGACAGACTTCCTCGTATGGAGGATTATTAG GAAACCTTTTGAACAGCTTGATGGGTGCAGGAGAGGAGGATGAGGTTGGTGGAGGAGGGCCAGATGATGTCAACCCTATTGATCTTGACTAA
- the get4 gene encoding Golgi to ER traffic protein 4 homolog isoform X3, translated as MKHDMYMSQSKHAEARELMYSGALLFFSYSQLNSAADLSMLVLESLQKSEAKVTDELLESLGKLFSLMDPNSPERAAFVSRALKWSSGGSAKLGHPKLHQLLAVTLWKEQNYTESRYHFLHSADGEGCANMLVEYSASKGYRSEVDMFVAQAVLQFLCLKNKNTASLVFTTYTEKHPSIEKGPPFVQPLLNFIWFLLLAVEGGKLTVFTVLCEQYQPSLKRDPMYIEYLDRIGQIFFGVAPRQTSSYGGLLGNLLNSLMGAGEEDEVGGGGPDDVNPIDLD; from the exons ATGAAGCATGATAT GTATATGTCTCAAAGTAAACATGCTGAAGCTCGAGAACTTATGTACTCAGGGGCATTACTTTTCTTCAGTTACAGTCAG CTAAACAGTGCTGCAGATTTATCTATGTTAGTATTAGAGTCATTACAAAAGTCAGAAGCTAAAGTTACAGATGAACTCTTGG AAAGTCTTGGAAAGCTTTTTAGTCTAATGGATCCAAACTCGCCTGAGAGAGCAGCGTTCGTATCCAGAGCATTGAAGTGGTCAAGTGGAGGTTCAGCAAAACTTGGTCACCCGAAGCTACATCAGCTGCTAGCAGTCACACTGTGGAAAG aacaaaactacactgaATCTCGGTATCACTTCCTGCACTCAGCCGATGGTGAGGGCTGTGCAAATATGTTAGTAGAATATTCTGCATCAAAGGGCTACCGGAGTGAGGTGGACATGTTTGTAGCTCAGGCGGTTTTACA ATTTCTTTgcttaaaaaataaaaacacagcaTCACTGGTCTTCACAACTTATACAGAAAAGCACCCCTCCATAGAAAAGGGGCCTCCATTTGTACAGCCATTGTTAAACTTTATTTGGTTCTTATTACTTGCTGTTGAGGG GGGAAAACTTACCGTTTTTACAGTGTTATGTGAACAATATCAACCATCTTTGAAGAGAGATCCAATGTATATTGAG TATCTAGACCGAATAGGTCAGATCTTCTTTGGAGTGGCACCAAGACAGACTTCCTCGTATGGAGGATTATTAG GAAACCTTTTGAACAGCTTGATGGGTGCAGGAGAGGAGGATGAGGTTGGTGGAGGAGGGCCAGATGATGTCAACCCTATTGATCTTGACTAA
- the get4 gene encoding Golgi to ER traffic protein 4 homolog isoform X2, which yields MSGTQYLSWLIQELHLNFTVGRYMSQSKHAEARELMYSGALLFFSYSQLNSAADLSMLVLESLQKSEAKVTDELLESLGKLFSLMDPNSPERAAFVSRALKWSSGGSAKLGHPKLHQLLAVTLWKEQNYTESRYHFLHSADGEGCANMLVEYSASKGYRSEVDMFVAQAVLQFLCLKNKNTASLVFTTYTEKHPSIEKGPPFVQPLLNFIWFLLLAVEGGKLTVFTVLCEQYQPSLKRDPMYIEYLDRIGQIFFGVAPRQTSSYGGLLGNLLNSLMGAGEEDEVGGGGPDDVNPIDLD from the exons ATGTCAGGTACACAGTATCTCTCCTGGCTAATACAAGAATTGCATTTGAATTTTACAGTGGGAAG GTATATGTCTCAAAGTAAACATGCTGAAGCTCGAGAACTTATGTACTCAGGGGCATTACTTTTCTTCAGTTACAGTCAG CTAAACAGTGCTGCAGATTTATCTATGTTAGTATTAGAGTCATTACAAAAGTCAGAAGCTAAAGTTACAGATGAACTCTTGG AAAGTCTTGGAAAGCTTTTTAGTCTAATGGATCCAAACTCGCCTGAGAGAGCAGCGTTCGTATCCAGAGCATTGAAGTGGTCAAGTGGAGGTTCAGCAAAACTTGGTCACCCGAAGCTACATCAGCTGCTAGCAGTCACACTGTGGAAAG aacaaaactacactgaATCTCGGTATCACTTCCTGCACTCAGCCGATGGTGAGGGCTGTGCAAATATGTTAGTAGAATATTCTGCATCAAAGGGCTACCGGAGTGAGGTGGACATGTTTGTAGCTCAGGCGGTTTTACA ATTTCTTTgcttaaaaaataaaaacacagcaTCACTGGTCTTCACAACTTATACAGAAAAGCACCCCTCCATAGAAAAGGGGCCTCCATTTGTACAGCCATTGTTAAACTTTATTTGGTTCTTATTACTTGCTGTTGAGGG GGGAAAACTTACCGTTTTTACAGTGTTATGTGAACAATATCAACCATCTTTGAAGAGAGATCCAATGTATATTGAG TATCTAGACCGAATAGGTCAGATCTTCTTTGGAGTGGCACCAAGACAGACTTCCTCGTATGGAGGATTATTAG GAAACCTTTTGAACAGCTTGATGGGTGCAGGAGAGGAGGATGAGGTTGGTGGAGGAGGGCCAGATGATGTCAACCCTATTGATCTTGACTAA